The sequence GCCGGTGACCGAGACCCGGCGGTCCGTTCACGATGATCAGATGCCCAGGGCCCACGCCGCGCTCGAGCTGTTCGACGGCCTTGGACGGAATGACGTCGGCGATGTCCTTGGTCATCGTCGTCCGCTCCGGGACTCTGCGCTGCGGTGTGTGCCCAGCGTACGAAGGCGCGACGACGTGATCACGAACCCTGCCCTCCGGATGACTGCTCCAGAGTGTGGCCGCCAGCTGTCTCCAGACTGCGCCCCCTCGCCCCCCGACGTGAGGACAGTCTACGCCCCGGGTCCGCGGGTCCGTATTTGCGACCAGAGAGGAGCAGATCGAAGAGTTTTAGGGTGACACCGAGTTGCACCCTGGGTGAAACGGAGGGTGAACACCGAGTTACACCCTTTAGACGCGTGCCCTAACCCGTTAGAACTAGTAACCGCAAGCCAAACTATCCGGGGGGATACTCAGCATGAACCGTCTGTCGGTCGTAATTCCGGCTCTCAATGAGGTCGACAATCTTGAGGCAGTCATCGGATCCGTTCCGGTGGCGGAGCTCGCCGCCGCTGGCTGGGAGACCGAGATCGTCGTCGTGGACAACGCCTCGACCGACGGCACCGGCGACGAGGCTCGCCGCCTGGGTGCCCGTGTCGTGGAGCAGCCGAACCGTGGCTATGGGAACGCATACATGGCCGGCTTCGCTGAGGTCAGCGGCGATGTCGTCATCACTGGTGACGCCGACCAGACCTACCCGCTCGACCACGCAGTCGCGCTCGTGAACCACCTGATCGCGAACAACCTCGATTTCATCACCTGCAACCGACTCGGCCGCGAGAACCGCGATGCGATGAAGCCGTCGCACACCGTCGGCAACAAGGTGCTCAGCGCCATCAGCCGTGTGCTGTTCGGCAACCCCATCCAGGACTCGCAGTCGGGCATGTGGGTCTTCCGTCGCGACGTCTGGGCGACGCTCGACGTACGCAGCTCTGGCATGCAGTTCTCGCAGGAGATCAAGAACGAGGCGTACGCCTCCGGCGCCCGCTGCGGCGAGGTCGCCATCGAGTACCGCCCGCGTGGCGGTGAGGTGAAGCTGAACGCCTGGAAGGACGGCCTCCGCAACCTGTGGCAGCTCTTCGAGCACCGCTTCCGGGTGAACCGCGCGCCGCGCCTCGCTCTCGAGGCCGCCCGCACGCTCGAGATAATCGAGATCGACTCGTGGGCCGCGTCGGCCGCGAGCCCCGTAGCCAGCTGACCAGGCCGCTCGCGCCGACATGACTCCCTAGGCTCGACACGATCGGGACCTGCGCATCTGCCGCAGGTCACGGTCCTTCTCGGGACCGGCGGACGACTCTCGTCCGTCGTTGGACCAGCGCAGCGGGCCGGCATGCTTCACCCCACCTGATGCTGCCGCTCCTGCACGCGAGTCGAGGAATGTGGCGCGAGCTCTGATCAGCGCGGGCGGCGGCGGTCGGGCTCACAACGCCCGGCCGCCAGCCGTTACCCGTCGTTCCGACATGTTCGCGGAGGGAATACCGATGAGTTCGGTCAGTACGGCGTTCCGAGCGCGCCTTTCGCGTGCCGATGCCGTCACCACCGACGCCTTCCTGATCCTGGCCACCACGGTGGGGCTGGCCGGATTCGGCGGCGTGTTCTGGTTGATCGCCGGCCACGTGCAGTCGATCGCCCAGGTAGGTGTCGCCGGCACCCTTCTCTCGGCCGCCATCGTGGTCTCCTATGTTGCCCAACTGGGGATGGGCACGGCGCTGGTGGCCAGCATCCCGCGCAGTGATCGGCCTGCGCAGGACATCGCCCTGTCGTTGACTGTCACGGGTGGACTCGGCCTGGCGCTCGGCTACCTGACCGCGCTCCTCCTTCCCTTGCTTGCCCCAGCCACGACCGGTGCCCTTGCCGGATCGCGAGGCCTCGTCTATGCCGCCGTCGTGGCCGGCACGAGCGTCAATCTGACGACCGATTCGGTCTTCCTGGCCCGTCGCCAACTCCGTACGAATCTGATGCTCACCGGTGTGGCGATGGGCGTCGTGAAGTGCCTTCTGCCGTCGCTGTTCGTGAGTTCGGGGGCTTTCGGTCTGG comes from Nocardioides baekrokdamisoli and encodes:
- a CDS encoding glycosyltransferase family 2 protein translates to MNRLSVVIPALNEVDNLEAVIGSVPVAELAAAGWETEIVVVDNASTDGTGDEARRLGARVVEQPNRGYGNAYMAGFAEVSGDVVITGDADQTYPLDHAVALVNHLIANNLDFITCNRLGRENRDAMKPSHTVGNKVLSAISRVLFGNPIQDSQSGMWVFRRDVWATLDVRSSGMQFSQEIKNEAYASGARCGEVAIEYRPRGGEVKLNAWKDGLRNLWQLFEHRFRVNRAPRLALEAARTLEIIEIDSWAASAASPVAS